One genomic region from Jiangella sp. DSM 45060 encodes:
- a CDS encoding 2-isopropylmalate synthase, with translation MTVTFPSISTPARPVPDGAAPWNRQRHSQLPSHRYADVYARVEVPLADRDWPARRLTAAPLWVPVDLRDGNQALAEPMDPARKRRFFELMVAMGYKEIEVGYPSASRTDYDFVRLIAETAIAPDDVTIVVFTPARRDLIERTVASIQGIRNEVVIHLYTATAPVWRDVVLGRGRDELTRLILDGGRDVLELAGDRPNVRFEFSPEVFNLTEPDYALEVCDGMTALWQACPERPVILNLPATVEVATPNVYADQIEYMHKNLARRDSVILSVHPHNDRGTGIACAELAVLAGAERVEGCLFGNGERTGNVDIATLALNLHAQGVDPMIDFSDIDEIRRTVEFCNRIELHPRHPYAGDLVHTAFSGTHQDAIRKGLAEHRARAAAESRPERDVAWRVPYLPIDPADIGRSYDAVIRVNSQSGKGGIAYLLESAYGLELPRRLQIDLAGRVQRHTDDSGDEITAAQIWAIFQDSYCVSSGDATIELAGYETSESGGRGRTRIVLRARGEEHVSSHDGVGPVEALTAALTALGVGIEVLGLHQSSIGPGSDSDALTVIEYRHAGGVGWAAGRAASVLAASLAAVVAAADLAGREPALTA, from the coding sequence ATGACCGTCACGTTCCCCAGCATCTCCACCCCCGCCCGCCCGGTGCCCGATGGAGCCGCGCCCTGGAATCGGCAACGTCACTCGCAACTGCCCTCGCACCGCTACGCCGACGTGTACGCGCGGGTCGAGGTGCCGCTCGCCGACCGGGACTGGCCGGCCCGGCGGCTGACGGCCGCGCCGCTGTGGGTTCCGGTCGACCTGCGCGACGGCAACCAGGCACTGGCCGAGCCGATGGATCCCGCCCGCAAGCGCCGCTTCTTCGAGCTGATGGTGGCGATGGGCTACAAGGAGATCGAGGTCGGCTACCCGTCCGCCTCACGGACCGACTACGACTTCGTGCGCCTGATCGCCGAGACCGCCATCGCCCCCGACGACGTGACGATCGTCGTGTTCACCCCGGCGCGCCGTGACCTCATCGAGCGGACCGTCGCCTCGATCCAGGGCATCCGCAACGAGGTCGTCATCCACCTGTACACCGCCACCGCCCCGGTCTGGCGCGACGTCGTGCTCGGGCGCGGACGCGACGAGCTGACGCGGCTGATCCTCGACGGCGGCCGCGACGTGCTGGAGCTCGCGGGCGACCGGCCGAACGTGCGGTTCGAGTTCTCGCCCGAGGTGTTCAACCTCACCGAGCCCGACTACGCGCTCGAGGTCTGCGACGGCATGACCGCATTGTGGCAGGCGTGCCCGGAACGTCCGGTCATCCTGAACCTGCCCGCCACCGTCGAGGTCGCCACGCCGAACGTGTACGCCGACCAGATCGAGTACATGCACAAGAACCTCGCGCGCCGCGACAGCGTGATCCTCTCCGTCCACCCGCACAACGACCGAGGCACGGGCATCGCCTGCGCCGAGCTGGCGGTGCTGGCCGGAGCCGAGCGCGTCGAGGGCTGCCTCTTCGGCAACGGTGAGCGCACCGGGAACGTCGACATCGCCACCCTCGCGCTCAACCTGCACGCCCAGGGCGTCGACCCGATGATCGACTTCTCCGACATCGACGAGATCCGCCGCACGGTGGAGTTCTGCAACCGCATCGAGCTGCATCCTCGCCACCCGTACGCCGGCGACCTCGTGCACACGGCGTTCAGCGGGACCCACCAGGACGCGATCAGGAAGGGCCTGGCCGAGCACCGGGCGCGGGCAGCTGCCGAGTCGCGGCCCGAGCGCGACGTCGCCTGGCGGGTGCCGTACCTGCCGATCGACCCGGCCGACATCGGCCGCAGCTACGACGCCGTGATCCGGGTGAACTCCCAGTCAGGCAAGGGCGGCATCGCCTACCTGCTGGAGAGCGCCTACGGCCTCGAGCTGCCCCGGCGCCTGCAGATCGATCTCGCCGGGCGGGTGCAGCGGCACACGGACGACTCCGGCGACGAGATCACCGCCGCACAGATCTGGGCGATCTTCCAGGACAGTTATTGCGTGAGCTCCGGCGATGCGACCATCGAGCTGGCCGGCTACGAGACGTCCGAGTCCGGCGGCCGCGGCCGCACCCGGATCGTGCTCCGCGCTCGCGGCGAGGAGCACGTCAGCAGCCACGACGGCGTCGGCCCCGTCGAGGCGCTGACCGCGGCGCTGACCGCGCTCGGCGTCGGCATCGAGGTGCTCGGCCTGCATCAGAGCAGCATCGGGCCGGGCAGCGACAGCGACGCGCTCACCGTCATCGAGTACCGCCACGCCGGCGGCGTCGGCTGGGCGGCCGGGCGGGCGGCGTCGGTGCTGGCCGCGAGCCTGGCAGCGGTCGTCGCCGCGGCCGACCTGGCCGGACGGGAACCGGCGCTCACCGCCTAG
- a CDS encoding HAD family hydrolase: protein MAQLAAVVFDLDDTLFDHSGSAARGFGAWLSSIHGPATPELTAAWFELQDRHFNAWRDGHVSMAEQRRRRIGELLELIGRPPLDQPGLDALWRDYFTSYRTGWQRFDDAELALELVAAAGLRTAILTNGPEDMQHDKVEVIGLAGRVGPVLTAEAVGSAKPDPRAYAALCAELGLDPATILYVGDDHHLDVVAARAAGLRAVHLDRRGTGPDGEPHRIASLKELAAHLV from the coding sequence GTGGCTCAGCTCGCGGCGGTGGTGTTCGATCTCGACGACACGCTCTTCGACCACTCCGGATCCGCGGCCCGCGGCTTCGGCGCCTGGTTGTCGTCCATCCACGGACCCGCGACACCCGAACTGACCGCCGCCTGGTTCGAGCTGCAGGACCGCCACTTCAACGCCTGGCGCGACGGCCACGTCAGCATGGCCGAGCAGCGGCGCCGGCGCATCGGCGAGCTGCTCGAGCTGATCGGCCGCCCGCCGCTCGACCAGCCCGGCCTCGACGCGCTGTGGCGCGACTACTTCACCTCCTACCGCACCGGCTGGCAGCGCTTCGACGACGCCGAGCTGGCGCTGGAGCTGGTGGCGGCGGCCGGGTTGCGCACGGCGATCCTCACCAACGGGCCCGAGGACATGCAGCACGACAAGGTCGAGGTCATCGGTCTGGCCGGCCGGGTCGGCCCGGTGCTCACCGCCGAGGCGGTGGGCAGCGCGAAACCCGACCCGCGCGCCTACGCCGCCCTGTGCGCCGAGCTCGGTCTCGACCCCGCCACCATCCTCTACGTCGGCGACGACCACCACCTCGACGTGGTGGCCGCTCGCGCCGCCGGACTGCGCGCCGTCCACCTCGACCGCCGCGGCACCGGCCCGGACGGCGAGCCGCACCGCATCGCGTCGCTCAAGGAGCTCGCCGCACACCTCGTCTAG
- a CDS encoding GNAT family N-acetyltransferase, whose translation MSRIVAGRCELVPLTVDDADDMVEVLSDPALYTYIGGAPPALTWLRERYARLVVGHSPDGRQQWHNWIVRRTPDARAVGTVQATVTDEGRQAEIAWIVGAAFQGQGYATAAAVALVEWLDARGVETVTAHVHPEHQASMAVARRAGLRPTDRYEDGERVWIRPT comes from the coding sequence GTGAGCCGCATCGTCGCCGGCCGGTGCGAGCTGGTCCCGCTCACCGTCGACGACGCCGACGACATGGTCGAGGTGCTGAGCGACCCCGCGCTGTACACCTACATCGGCGGTGCGCCGCCGGCGCTGACGTGGCTGCGCGAGCGCTACGCCCGCCTCGTCGTCGGGCACTCGCCCGACGGACGGCAGCAGTGGCACAACTGGATCGTCCGCCGCACGCCCGACGCCCGCGCCGTCGGCACCGTCCAGGCGACCGTCACCGACGAGGGCCGGCAGGCGGAGATCGCCTGGATCGTCGGCGCCGCGTTCCAGGGTCAGGGCTACGCCACCGCGGCCGCCGTCGCGCTGGTCGAGTGGCTCGACGCGCGCGGCGTCGAGACCGTCACCGCGCACGTGCACCCCGAGCACCAGGCGTCCATGGCGGTCGCCCGGCGGGCCGGGCTGCGCCCGACCGACCGCTACGAGGACGGCGAACGGGTCTGGATCCGGCCCACGTAG
- a CDS encoding winged helix DNA-binding domain-containing protein: MDDAELVRRRLRTVGLGGPLDASTPAEVVGWFGAVQSQDYHPAKWGVAQRLGGAVTDAVTDADLDRAFADGELLRTHVLRPTWHFVTPDDIRWLLALTAPRVHQLNAYYYRQCELDDALLRRTAELISDALAGGNHLTRAEVGAVLERHGVVATGIRLGYILGFAELEQVVCSGPLRGKQHTYALLDERAPAAAPLDRDDALARLVRRFFTSHGPATAKDLSWWSSLTLADLATGLAAAGDALESIDVDGVTYWSAAGAADAVVDETAVHLLQAYDEYLVGYTESKRLLDLADVTAGARLDVANGVLLLGTQVAGRWRRTLKAGEVVLDIGLYEPLRAAATPGLQAAADGYGAFVGRPATVVASRL, from the coding sequence GTGGACGACGCCGAGCTGGTCCGCCGCCGGCTGCGCACCGTCGGCCTCGGCGGCCCGCTCGACGCGTCCACGCCGGCCGAGGTGGTCGGCTGGTTCGGCGCCGTGCAGTCGCAGGACTACCACCCGGCGAAGTGGGGCGTGGCGCAGCGCCTCGGCGGCGCCGTCACCGACGCCGTCACCGACGCCGATCTCGACCGCGCCTTCGCCGACGGCGAGCTGCTGCGCACCCATGTCCTCCGGCCGACCTGGCACTTCGTCACGCCCGACGACATCCGCTGGCTGCTGGCGCTCACCGCGCCGCGGGTGCACCAGCTGAACGCGTACTACTACCGGCAGTGCGAGCTCGACGACGCGCTGCTGCGGCGGACGGCCGAGCTGATCTCCGACGCCCTCGCGGGCGGGAACCACCTGACCCGCGCCGAGGTGGGGGCCGTGCTCGAGCGGCACGGCGTCGTCGCCACGGGTATCCGGCTCGGCTACATCCTCGGCTTCGCCGAGCTGGAGCAGGTCGTGTGCAGCGGCCCGTTGCGCGGCAAGCAGCACACGTACGCGCTGCTCGACGAGCGGGCGCCGGCCGCCGCTCCGCTCGACCGCGACGACGCGCTGGCCCGGCTGGTCCGGCGGTTCTTCACCAGCCACGGCCCGGCCACGGCGAAGGACCTCTCGTGGTGGTCCAGCCTCACGCTCGCCGACCTCGCCACCGGCCTGGCCGCGGCGGGCGACGCGCTCGAGAGCATCGACGTCGACGGCGTCACCTACTGGTCCGCGGCCGGCGCTGCCGACGCCGTCGTCGACGAGACCGCCGTCCACCTGCTGCAGGCCTACGACGAGTACCTCGTCGGCTACACCGAGAGCAAGCGGCTGCTCGACCTCGCCGACGTCACCGCGGGCGCCCGGCTCGACGTCGCCAACGGGGTGCTGCTGCTCGGCACCCAGGTGGCCGGACGGTGGCGGCGGACGCTGAAGGCGGGCGAGGTGGTCCTCGACATCGGGCTGTACGAGCCGCTGCGCGCGGCCGCGACGCCCGGGCTGCAGGCCGCCGCCGACGGCTACGGCGCGTTCGTCGGGCGGCCCGCGACGGTCGTGGCGAGCCGGCTGTGA
- a CDS encoding DUF885 family protein, translating into MTIAQLADELIDAVFDANPLEASLLGFRDREDQLTDYTEAGEAAADARLADIAARTEAVDPAGLDDGERITRAVILQQIETERDRLAVRAVEYTVTDSFFAPAPATLSFLPMTGITEPAHADGYLARLARLPAMLDAIAERHRAGIAAGRLPVRRLAEATVEHFTRYLANPGDDPLRRPEPAAGSGADAAAFRAERDRLLAEVVHPAVGRYRDAVATDVVPHGRPDDHGGLCWLPGGDEFYTKLAKGHTTTTRTPDELHQTGLDVLAGLTEEYAAVGGRVFGTGELSEILQRLRTDPAMRWRDGDELLRAARSAIKRAEQVAPQWFGRLPSQSCVVEAVPAAEAPGAPGAYYMQPAMDGSRPGTYFANTHEAEKRDRYAAESVAFHEGVPGHHFQLTIAQELTDLPLLRRLANVTAFDEGWGLYAERLADEMGLYSDDIALLGMLSEDSMRACRLVVDTGLHAKGWSRQQAVDFMVANSATSRLEIETEVDRYIAAPGQALAYMVGRLEIQRIRAEAAATVGDGFDLRGFHDVVLGNGPLPMGVLDEVVRGWAARQG; encoded by the coding sequence ATGACCATCGCCCAGCTCGCCGACGAACTCATCGACGCCGTCTTCGACGCGAACCCGCTCGAGGCCTCGCTGCTGGGCTTCCGCGACCGCGAGGACCAGCTCACCGACTACACCGAGGCCGGCGAGGCGGCGGCCGACGCCCGGCTGGCCGACATCGCGGCGCGCACCGAGGCCGTCGACCCGGCCGGGCTCGACGACGGCGAGCGCATCACGCGGGCGGTCATCCTGCAGCAGATCGAGACCGAGCGCGACCGCCTCGCCGTCCGCGCCGTCGAGTACACCGTCACCGACTCCTTCTTCGCGCCCGCGCCGGCCACGCTGTCCTTCCTGCCGATGACCGGCATCACCGAGCCCGCGCACGCCGACGGCTACCTCGCCCGGCTGGCCCGGCTGCCGGCCATGCTCGACGCCATCGCCGAACGGCACCGCGCGGGCATCGCCGCCGGTCGACTGCCCGTGCGGCGGCTGGCTGAGGCCACGGTCGAGCACTTCACCCGCTATCTGGCCAACCCCGGCGACGACCCCCTCCGCCGGCCCGAGCCCGCCGCCGGCAGCGGGGCCGACGCCGCGGCGTTCCGGGCCGAGCGCGACCGCCTGCTCGCCGAGGTCGTCCACCCCGCCGTCGGCCGCTACCGCGACGCCGTCGCCACCGACGTCGTCCCGCACGGCCGCCCCGACGACCACGGCGGGCTGTGCTGGCTGCCGGGCGGCGACGAGTTCTACACCAAGCTCGCCAAGGGCCACACCACCACCACACGCACGCCCGACGAGCTGCACCAGACCGGCCTCGACGTGCTGGCCGGGCTCACCGAGGAGTACGCAGCCGTCGGCGGCCGGGTCTTCGGCACCGGCGAGCTGAGCGAGATCCTGCAGCGGCTGCGCACCGACCCCGCCATGCGCTGGCGCGACGGCGACGAGCTGCTGCGCGCGGCGCGCTCGGCCATCAAGCGGGCCGAGCAGGTCGCGCCGCAGTGGTTCGGCCGGCTGCCGTCGCAGAGCTGCGTCGTCGAGGCGGTGCCCGCGGCCGAGGCGCCGGGCGCACCGGGCGCCTACTACATGCAGCCGGCCATGGACGGCAGCCGCCCGGGCACCTACTTCGCCAACACCCACGAGGCCGAGAAGCGCGACCGGTACGCCGCCGAGTCCGTCGCGTTCCACGAGGGCGTGCCCGGCCACCACTTCCAGCTCACCATCGCCCAGGAACTGACCGACCTCCCGCTGCTGCGCCGGCTGGCCAACGTCACCGCCTTCGACGAGGGCTGGGGCCTCTACGCCGAGCGGCTGGCCGACGAGATGGGCCTGTACTCCGACGACATCGCGCTCCTGGGCATGCTCAGCGAAGACTCCATGCGGGCCTGCCGGCTGGTCGTCGACACCGGGCTGCACGCCAAGGGCTGGAGCCGGCAGCAGGCGGTCGACTTCATGGTCGCGAACTCCGCCACCAGCCGGCTCGAGATCGAGACCGAGGTCGATCGCTACATCGCCGCGCCCGGCCAGGCGCTCGCGTACATGGTCGGCCGGCTGGAGATCCAGCGCATCCGCGCCGAAGCCGCGGCCACCGTGGGCGATGGCTTCGACCTGCGCGGCTTCCACGACGTCGTGCTGGGCAACGGCCCGCTGCCGATGGGCGTCCTCGACGAGGTCGTCCGCGGCTGGGCCGCGCGGCAGGGCTGA